In Streptomyces erythrochromogenes, the DNA window CACGCGGCGCACGGCTCGCCCGACGCCTCGTCTCGCACCGCCTCCACGAGTGGGGCCACCCCTACAACACCCCTGCCAACGACACCACCACCCTCATTGCCGCCGAGCTCACCGCGAACGCCGTACGCCACGGCCACGTCCCCGGCCGGGACTTCCGCCTCCGCCTGACCGTCAACCCCGACGGCACGACCATCCGTATCGAGGTCACCGACACCCGCACCGAGCGCACCCTCGCCCTCAGCGCCCCCACCCCTGACTCCGAATCGGGCCGCGGCCTGCTCCTCGTAGCGGCGCTCGCCACCCGCTGGGGCGTCACACCCCGCCAAGCCGCCCCCGGCAAGACCGTCTGGGCGGAGATCAACACCGTCCGACCGGACGAGTGATCCAATAGGCTTCCGTCCATGGTCTATGCGATCTCCCTCTCGTCGGAGGAACTCGACGACATCGACTGGCAGTTACAGCTGGACCAGTTCATGAGCAAGACCATGGGGTTCTCCCTGCGGCCGCGAGACCTGTCACCTCAGGTGGCCCTCGTGTTCGCACGCGCCCGTTCCTCCGCAGGCACGGCCCACCCGGCCTACCATCTGCGCTGGCTCGGTGTGGTGAAGCACCCCAAGGGCCGGAAGGTCGGCACCCGCGACGCCCTGATCAAGGTGGAGCCGTTGTGGCGCAGCCCCGCCCCGGTGGAGCTGGCCGCGGTGACGGCCTCGCTGTCCCGGATGGATGCCGAGGAACTCACCGCGATGCTCTTCAACGAGGTCGTCGTACTGCCCGACGAGCTCGGTGAGCGCCTCGTCGCCGCGCTGCGCGAGCTCGGGCCGCGGTTCGCCGAGCTTCTCGACCGTCTGAGCAGCGTCGCGGATCAAGTCCCCTTCGACAGCTCCCGCATCGAGGACCGCTCCTGGCAGGAGCAGTACGACTCCGCACGGCTGGCGCTCAGCATCGCCGAGTTCCCTCTGGCCCCACTCAGCGCCTGGCGCCGGCCCCGGAGCCCGCACGACACCTACCTCGCAGGGTTGATCCCCGAGCCCACCGAACAGAGCCTCATCGAACACGATGCCGCCCACTCCGTAACCGAACCAAGATTCCTCCAGCCCTGGGACCGCCCGGACTTCCGCTGCGACATCCACGTGTTCGAGCACCAGGGTCGGCGCATCGAGGTCGCCAACGTCAACGCCACACCGGTCGAGGCGCGGCTCGGCAGTGACCTGATCTATTACCACGAGGCCACCCACAGTTTCGTGCTGGTCCAATACAAGCGGCTGCCGTCCGTGCAGCGTTGGATCTACGTGGACGACCGGCTGCGTGGCCAGCTGGACCGGCTGGAGGCCGTCGCGCGCTTGAGCCGTCCGGCGTACGCCCCGCACGACTGGCGCCTGGGCAGCGACCCCTGCTTCGTGAAGCTCGCCTACTGGCCCGAGGACGGCCGAGGCGACCCCGGCGGACCGGCGGCCGGCATGTACCTCCCGCTCTCCTACGTCCACCTCCTCCTCCAGGACGACTGCACCCTGGGGCCCGGCGGCGGCAGGCGTCTCGGCTACGACTACGCCGACCGGCACTTGATCAACAGCCAGTTCATCGAACTCGTGAAACACGGGCTGGCCGGGACCGTGGGTACCACCCGGGAAGACCTGCTCGCACTCGGTGAGGAGCGTGCCGCGGAGGGCTATTCCGTGACCATCGCCGCGGAGCTCGGGGACGGGCGACACCCCGGAGAGGCCGTTCGGGAACGGCAACGGCGCGCCAACTCCCGTGGAGCCAACAAGCGTCAGGCCAGGAAGTCGCCCCCGGTGACTCCCCCGACCGCCACCGAGCCTCGGCAACCCGTCACCGGAGAGCAACTGTCCCTGGGACTCGACGACCTCTTCGCAGACTGACGGTCAGTCTCCCTTCGGCAGGCTCTCGTACGAGAACGTGCACCGGACCCTGCCGTCCGCGGCCGGTACGAGGCGCACCTGCTCGGCCGGCATCTGCAACGCCTTGCCCGCCGGCTCGTCCCACAAGGACACCGTTCCTCCGGCCTCCCCGAAGGAGACGTACGGCCGCTCGGGTCGCAGGACGCCACCCCGGCTGCTGAGTTTCGCCGCCAAGACCGTCGGCTCCACGCACATCCACTCCGGCTCCACCCCGAAATAGGAGGGCAGTTCCGCCTTCTGGGCCGCAGCCGTACGGAGCTCCTTCACCGCGTCCCCCGCCGAGTCCAGCGCTCCCAGCGTGCAGAACAGCACCACCGCCACCTGGGCGACCACGTACGACAGGACACCGAACCGCTCGACGGGGCTGACGAATGACGCGTGCACGTGCTTCGCTATGCCCCACAGGGCCGGCACGAACAGGGCGAAGCTCAGAAAGCTCAAGAGTTTGAGGGCCGAAGCGGCCTGCCATATCGCGGGGACATCGAGGTCATTGGGTGTTACGTCCAGGCTGTCGGCGTACAGCGCGTGCATCACCGACCCTGAAGCCACAACACAGGACGCGACCAGCGCGAAGAGCAACGGTGCGGCCCAGGCGAGCCATTCGCCCCACGTCCACTGGCGGACCAGCAGCCAGATTCCTGTAGCCGTCGCCGTGACGGCGAAGACCGACAGTACTTGCACTGGGGTCCAGCCCCTCGTATCCCCCATGTCCGCGCCCAAGGCGACGGCAAGGAGGAACGCGGTCACCACGCCCCACGTGAGGATGCTCCCCACGCGACCCCCCTCCGCGAACACGCCGCGCGTCAACCAAGCGGACCACAGAAGGCACAACACCGCGGCAGTGCCCCAGACCCACGTTCGCGTACCGCTCGCCTGCCGTGCGACGACCACGCAGAAGAGCATGGCGAACGTCCAGGCCATGACGCGGGACGTGACACGCTGATGGTCCTCCTCGCGCCGCTGCACGATGTGCCTTCGCTCCCGGCCATGGCGTGCTCGCACGTCGATGGCGGCCTCGGGAGCGGAACCTCCGGGCAGGTCCATCCGCGACAGCCGCAGGGCCTCCGAGGCCGTCCCCCTCACCAAGGTGCCCGTGTCGTGCCGACCGGAACCCTCGGAGAGGCGCGCGCGTGCCATCGCAGTGGATCGGCGCAGCCGTGCCATCGGCGTCAAGGGCCTCGGATCGGGCACACGGGGTGGCCTGTGAGCCACCGTATGTGCCCGCCAGCCGGTCAGTTGCTCCCGATCGCGGTCCACCGGCTCACAGCGTCGGGCGTACATCTCCAGCCTGGTTCTGCGTGCCAGCCGTTGCACCCACCATTCGGCCGCCTGCTCGGTGCGCCGGTTGCGGGCTCCGAAGAACCGCACCTCGACGGAGTACAGCCGCGCCGAGGCATCCACGCTCAGCACGCCCTGCGAGGCGCCCTCGCCCCGGGCAAAGGCAGCGACGACCGGCCAGCCCTGCTGGTCGAACGCCCGCTCCGCCTCGTCCCAGTCGCGCTGCTCCCCCCGCACCTCGACCAGAACGAGCACGCGTTGGTCGTACCGCTTCCCTTGCATCAGTTCCCCCTACGGCAGCCAGCGCGCCGCCTGCTCCCGCGTGATCTTGGTGGCGTCGACCCACCAGTGCCCAGCCTGCTTGTCCCACTTGGCGCTCAGCAGGCGTTTCGCCTCGTCCTTCTGCTCGTACGGGACCTTGAGGTACAAGCGGCCGTCCCGGACCAGTCCCGGGTACACCTTGTCGGGCGTCTGCGCCCGCTGGGCCGGTAGCTCGGGCGGCGCCGGAGCGGCCTGTTCCGCCGGGCGCCACGGTGCTCGCGCCGGGCGTTCCATGCGGGTCTGTTCCATGAGCTTCCGTACGCGGTCGCAGGAGGCCGGGTCGGTGTAGCGCATCATCAGGTCCGTCGGCCCGATGTTCGCGAGCAGGTTCTTCGAACCGTGCCAGAGAACCGAATTGTCCAGGATGAGCACCTTCTCGTGCATGCGGTCCCGGAACTCGACCCGGCAGCCGGCGGACTCCAGCTGCTGCACGAGCTCCCGGTGCCGCGCCACGCGGGAGGGCTCCTGCTGCTCCTCCGGTGGGCGGGTGAAGACCGTGACCTGGATGCCGGCCGCCGTCCTCGGTCCGACCAGTTGAGCCCACCGGCCCACCGGCTCCCTGTCCATGAACGCCGAGTACAGCTCGATGCTGCGCTGCGCCCGTTCCACGTCCCACTCGACCGCGGCCGCGACCTCGCTGTGCTCGAAGAAGGCGGGCCGGACCAGCTCCTCTTCCGACAGGCTGGCCAGCTGGTCGGCGTCCAGGATCGGGATCAGCTGGTCGGCGGAGATGGTCTGCGCGTGCGCCTCCAGGTGGTCGACCATCGCCAGGGCCTCGCTGTGCGGGGCCAGGTACTTGCGCAGGAACGCGACGTCCGCCACGACCACCAAGTGGTCCTGGGCCCGGCTGAGAGCGACGTTGAGAAGGCGGCAGGTCTGCGAGGACAGCCCGGTTCCGCTGTAGAAGAAGCCGGGATCCTTTCCGGCGCCCGCGACCGTGTCCAGGAGCACGACGGGGCGCTGGCTGCCCTGGAACCGATGGACGGTGTCGACCAGGCCGTCGTAGTCCTCCCCGAACCGGTGGGTGAGGCTGCTCTTGAGCGCCTTGACCTGCTCGCGGTACGGGGAGATGACGGCGAGCCGGTCGGTCGCCCGCTCCCCCTCGGGGACGTCCTGCCACTTGCGGCCGGGCAAAATGCCCTCGTACTGGAGTCCGCGGACGAGCTCGTGGATGACGGCGGCGTGGACGGCGTTCGTCATGTGGGGCTTGCGGCCGCCGCCGGGAATCCGGCGGCCGGAGGTGTCGATGAGGATCACCGGGGAGTCGATGAGCGGGGCGAACGGCAGTCGGCTGACGTCGCCGCGCCCGGTCTTGAGGGGCGCGTCCGGGTACGCCACCTCGTTCACGACCGCGCAGATCGGCTCCCGCATCCGGTACTGGGTGTCGAGCGCCACCAGGCGCGGGTCCTGGCGTACCCGCCCGGACGGGTCGACCAGTCCGGCGGCGTGGAAGGCGTCCCGCGCCGTCCATTCTCGGGAGTGGGACTGTTCTTCCTCGCTCGCCTGCCGATCCCCGTCGCCCTTGGTCACGGCGGGCAACTGGCGGAAGTCCCCGGCCACGATCACCCGCTTGCGGGCGAGGCCGGCGGCGAACCAGGCCGAGGGCAGGTTGACCATCCCGGCTTCGTCGATCACCACGACGTCGATCTCGTCGAGCAGCTTCCTCGACTGGACGGCCTTGGCCACGGTGGCTCCGAGCACCCGGCAGCGGGACCGGACCTCGTCGTGGAGGCGCTTGCGCTTCCGGTCGAGCTCGTCGAGTCGCACCTGGAGAGAGGCAGCGGTTTCGGCGACGGTCTCCCTGGGCGGGATCCCCACGACCGCGGCGTAGGCAGCGGACAGGGCGCGGCGGGCTTCGGCTGCCTGCTGTCCGCCCGCGGTATGGCGACGGGCCGCGCTCGCGACGACCTCCCTGGCCTGTGCCGCGCGGAACGCTTCGTCCGCCAGGGCGGAGTGGAGGTCTCGCAGTCTCGCGGCCTTGCGTTCCGCCAAAAAGCCTGTCGGCACACCCACCTTGTCGATCGCCAACCGCAGCTGCGCGGCCTCCGCATCCGCTGCAAGCACCGTCCGGGCCGCTGCGGCCTGGTCGCGGCCGGCCGCGGCCGTCTCCCCCACGGCGGTGGCCAGGTCCGACTCCAGATCCCGTATCCGGTCGTGGAGGGCCAGCGCCGCTCTCGCGCCCTTGAGCTGGTCGGCCGCCGTGCTGATCTGCCGGTCGATGCTCTCCACGAGCAGGGCCGCGATCCTGCCCGGGTCGACCTGGTCTCCGTAGCGGCTGCGCAGCGACGGCAGGACGATGTTCCCGGCCCGCTGGACGATCCCCTCGGCAAAACCCTCCTCGTGTTCCAGGAGGGAGCACATGCGCTCCAGGGCCTGATCCACCGCAACGTTCGTCGGAGCCAGGAAGAGGATCTTCAGCCCTTGGCGGAAGCTGCCCTCGACGATATGGCCGACGACGTCCGTCTTCCCGGTGCCGGGCGGTCCCCACAGGAACAGCACCTCACTGGCGAGCGCCTGAGCGACGGCGTCA includes these proteins:
- a CDS encoding NnrS multi-domain protein, producing the protein MLVLVEVRGEQRDWDEAERAFDQQGWPVVAAFARGEGASQGVLSVDASARLYSVEVRFFGARNRRTEQAAEWWVQRLARRTRLEMYARRCEPVDRDREQLTGWRAHTVAHRPPRVPDPRPLTPMARLRRSTAMARARLSEGSGRHDTGTLVRGTASEALRLSRMDLPGGSAPEAAIDVRARHGRERRHIVQRREEDHQRVTSRVMAWTFAMLFCVVVARQASGTRTWVWGTAAVLCLLWSAWLTRGVFAEGGRVGSILTWGVVTAFLLAVALGADMGDTRGWTPVQVLSVFAVTATATGIWLLVRQWTWGEWLAWAAPLLFALVASCVVASGSVMHALYADSLDVTPNDLDVPAIWQAASALKLLSFLSFALFVPALWGIAKHVHASFVSPVERFGVLSYVVAQVAVVLFCTLGALDSAGDAVKELRTAAAQKAELPSYFGVEPEWMCVEPTVLAAKLSSRGGVLRPERPYVSFGEAGGTVSLWDEPAGKALQMPAEQVRLVPAADGRVRCTFSYESLPKGD
- a CDS encoding ATP-binding protein, producing the protein MKPTSPPIQLSPALPTSTHEFDMCFTSTPRGARLARRLVSHRLHEWGHPYNTPANDTTTLIAAELTANAVRHGHVPGRDFRLRLTVNPDGTTIRIEVTDTRTERTLALSAPTPDSESGRGLLLVAALATRWGVTPRQAAPGKTVWAEINTVRPDE
- a CDS encoding AAA domain-containing protein; translation: MTDTERPYPVAEFLTAVRAEILAEHRNDAEGAVKVTLSKGRLLSYSEGAREYLFECRNWHDSLDGVPVLARPSRSRKAWDPAEASRAPDGTVRLVTKADFGAAPANIQIRKDDSSNWAALSECLEAVGQQDSPIDAGHAGWLVGRGTPRTGRAENPGQWVADWEGLQLNPRQRDAVAQALASEVLFLWGPPGTGKTDVVGHIVEGSFRQGLKILFLAPTNVAVDQALERMCSLLEHEEGFAEGIVQRAGNIVLPSLRSRYGDQVDPGRIAALLVESIDRQISTAADQLKGARAALALHDRIRDLESDLATAVGETAAAGRDQAAAARTVLAADAEAAQLRLAIDKVGVPTGFLAERKAARLRDLHSALADEAFRAAQAREVVASAARRHTAGGQQAAEARRALSAAYAAVVGIPPRETVAETAASLQVRLDELDRKRKRLHDEVRSRCRVLGATVAKAVQSRKLLDEIDVVVIDEAGMVNLPSAWFAAGLARKRVIVAGDFRQLPAVTKGDGDRQASEEEQSHSREWTARDAFHAAGLVDPSGRVRQDPRLVALDTQYRMREPICAVVNEVAYPDAPLKTGRGDVSRLPFAPLIDSPVILIDTSGRRIPGGGRKPHMTNAVHAAVIHELVRGLQYEGILPGRKWQDVPEGERATDRLAVISPYREQVKALKSSLTHRFGEDYDGLVDTVHRFQGSQRPVVLLDTVAGAGKDPGFFYSGTGLSSQTCRLLNVALSRAQDHLVVVADVAFLRKYLAPHSEALAMVDHLEAHAQTISADQLIPILDADQLASLSEEELVRPAFFEHSEVAAAVEWDVERAQRSIELYSAFMDREPVGRWAQLVGPRTAAGIQVTVFTRPPEEQQEPSRVARHRELVQQLESAGCRVEFRDRMHEKVLILDNSVLWHGSKNLLANIGPTDLMMRYTDPASCDRVRKLMEQTRMERPARAPWRPAEQAAPAPPELPAQRAQTPDKVYPGLVRDGRLYLKVPYEQKDEAKRLLSAKWDKQAGHWWVDATKITREQAARWLP